The Plasmodium brasilianum strain Bolivian I chromosome 11, whole genome shotgun sequence nucleotide sequence TTAGCTTGCTCAGGCTGTGTTACTAATGAAGAAACAAATTTCCTTAAAAGTCAAAATTCAATTgaaattttgaataatttaaataaaaaaaaaatcaatataATTTCCTTGTCATTACAAAGTTTAACTGCCTTATCTGTATATTATAATCTACCTCTATCAGTAACTCAAGATAAgctatgtttttttttcaagtcaTTAAATTTTGATTATGTGTACGATTCCTCATTAAGTGAATTAATAGCTTTAAATGAGGCTAAGAAGGAATTTGctgactttttttttgcaaacaACAAGGGATTAAGCAAAGGGGCTTCTCCGCACACACTGAAAGAGTCTAGCTGCAATATCAGTGGCAGGGTTAGTGGAACcgagaaaagaaaagagccTATAGGAGGGAATAGGAAGAGTCcacataaaaatatcaatGTAAAGAAAGGAGCgaatagatataaatataaacataatgaTGACAACATTTACAATGGATGGCTAAATGGGAAGAAGACGTATCCATTAATATGCTCTCACTGCAGTGGTAGTGTTATATATGGAGAGAAAAATTTTGATGAGGAATTGTTAAATTCATTTAGCAAGGTTAAAAGTAGTCAAGATATTCAAggaattattttgaaaattttacatgtgcataatagtagtatatatacatttccCCTTTTGAAAAATTGTGCTATTCAGAGTTTCTTTAATTCGTATAATTATACTCTGGaacttataaatatttgtaggaaacattttttaaaaaatcacaatttattaaagagtgttaatatattaactaGTCAGAATTTATTAACGAGTCAGAATTTATTAACGAGTCAGAATTTATCGGAAAATAACAGTTTATCAAAAGATGATAATGTATCAAAAGATCATAAAGTTTCAAAAAATCATAAAGTTTCAAAAAATCATAATGTATCAAAAGATCATAATGTTTCAAAAGATCATAATGTATCAAAAAATCATAATGTATCaaaaaatcataatttatcaaaaaatcataatttatcaaaaaatcataatttaTCAAAAGCGTCTTTAGAAAATAGCACTTGGGCAAATGATGAAGCAGCGGTTGGGGGAATAGGCAATAAGGGTATCTGTCCCCTCTCCATATATGATATCAATCATGTGTATGTGTTATACTGTTTTGACAAAAAATTAGAGGCTCATAGGAATAACCTCCAGGAACAAACATCTGTAGATAAGAGTATGACCACCTTTTTGTCTTATTTCCCCATATACAACAATGCATTAATGACTAATGCAGATGGTACAAATGTGAGTGTAAAAAGAAACCTATACTGTGTGGATGCAGTCTTAACAACAGTAGAACTGGttgaattaataaatagtatgaacataaatttttatgcttTACCTCAGTTAAGaattgataatatatatactcttttaaaacaaatagatgaaggaaaaaaaaaatttaaaagaagtaAGTCTTCACTTGATAAAGAATACAATATATTGGtcgataaaaataaaacaaaagagcAAAACATGAATAGTATAGAAGTAATAACAGGAAAGGAGCAAATTAATGTATTTGCTACTTGTGTGtatgataataaaacaaCAAAGAATGGAAATGAATCAGAGTATAATGCAGATTTAGTCAAAAAAGGTCCGGAAGAACAGTTCAATATATTGACACCTTCATCAGAAAAGACAATAATTGAACAACTGCAATCACTTTACAgtgatataaattataattactcCATTCGATGtagtaacaaaaataatatttccatGGGTTATGgagaagaaatatttaagtttgtttgtaagaatatatttcattttaacattgatgaaaataattttaatgtgAAATACCAGGACATTGTTGTGCTGTctctttttgaaaatttcaGTTGTGTTTTCCGCGTCGTTTTGTCTTATGGCTTTAAGAGTATGTACAATGTTTTAAGAAAATTGAGGGAGTGGAAAGGTGAAAAAGAAGTAGAAAAGGCAGAAGGAAAAGAGGAAG carries:
- a CDS encoding cytosolic Fe-S cluster assembly factor NAR1, with product MFSNAIKLENLNDYYNDAEECIKPFLYKSRIVNEQDVEKPNLIIINKKNRNIKNKSGRDNGRDRGRDEGKDEGKNEGKNEGKDKRRGEISLTDCLACSGCVTNEETNFLKSQNSIEILNNLNKKKINIISLSLQSLTALSVYYNLPLSVTQDKLCFFFKSLNFDYVYDSSLSELIALNEAKKEFADFFFANNKGLSKGASPHTLKESSCNISGRVSGTEKRKEPIGGNRKSPHKNINVKKGANRYKYKHNDDNIYNGWLNGKKTYPLICSHCSGSVIYGEKNFDEELLNSFSKVKSSQDIQGIILKILHVHNSSIYTFPLLKNCAIQSFFNSYNYTLELINICRKHFLKNHNLLKSVNILTSQNLLTSQNLLTSQNLSENNSLSKDDNVSKDHKVSKNHKVSKNHNVSKDHNVSKDHNVSKNHNVSKNHNLSKNHNLSKNHNLSKASLENSTWANDEAAVGGIGNKGICPLSIYDINHVYVLYCFDKKLEAHRNNLQEQTSVDKSMTTFLSYFPIYNNALMTNADGTNVSVKRNLYCVDAVLTTVELVELINSMNINFYALPQLRIDNIYTLLKQIDEGKKKFKRSKSSLDKEYNILVDKNKTKEQNMNSIEVITGKEQINVFATCVYDNKTTKNGNESEYNADLVKKGPEEQFNILTPSSEKTIIEQLQSLYSDINYNYSIRCSNKNNISMGYGEEIFKFVCKNIFHFNIDENNFNVKYQDIVVLSLFENFSCVFRVVLSYGFKSMYNVLRKLREWKGEKEVEKAEGKEEEAKVKGKEKMYEMKITYNLQFTGRIDYIELMACEKGCLFGCAQNIFSERVHNFPTCSCYNFRIFKKIAEQKVIRNFDFLLADCGAAERGKVEEEGEVEVEEEEEEEVEEEEEEEVDMGKEKDERRQKEKQKEKRTKGQLGALCTCGKLKSPPIPENEALYFEKKDKEKIFQRMYDTMHSDKYTLYVNSSNCRNDPTVNSFLRYIFSAFNTETFSLFRAIFSSKKKLDVIKW